A window of the Bacteriovorax sp. PP10 genome harbors these coding sequences:
- a CDS encoding ABC transporter permease, giving the protein MGKFTKEMKWGLSILSLYVVWALSWFVYRYTIKGTIFKPYIPELDMKVELALPFTKGLTLGADLLGRSLLEVLSAGLTYSLSLSLIVTIATASIGILMGYMAVKAPSWFKLIFDMAINLVFIFPSILIAIMIMAVTGQSMKGLIFAMIITGWPGYAKIARGESKRVLSLTYVEGARAIGIGEIRLFFTVIIPAILPVMIVNMVLGISGVIISEAALGFLGLGGSPYSWGAMLSAAKTVLLEAPHIAMILSLTMAGLIIGLNLLGDGLRDYLDPNKG; this is encoded by the coding sequence ATGGGTAAATTTACCAAAGAAATGAAATGGGGACTGAGCATTTTATCACTTTATGTGGTGTGGGCACTGTCGTGGTTTGTTTATAGATACACTATTAAAGGGACAATCTTTAAACCTTACATCCCCGAACTGGATATGAAAGTTGAACTTGCTTTGCCTTTTACTAAAGGTCTCACACTCGGAGCGGACCTCTTAGGAAGATCTCTTTTAGAAGTTTTATCTGCAGGATTAACATACTCTCTGAGTTTGTCTTTAATTGTAACCATTGCAACAGCATCAATTGGAATCTTGATGGGCTATATGGCCGTCAAAGCTCCAAGCTGGTTTAAACTCATTTTCGATATGGCGATCAATTTGGTTTTTATTTTTCCAAGCATCTTAATTGCGATCATGATCATGGCCGTCACTGGGCAATCAATGAAGGGATTAATTTTTGCGATGATCATCACCGGCTGGCCCGGATATGCCAAGATTGCTCGAGGAGAGTCTAAACGAGTTTTGTCTTTAACGTATGTTGAAGGTGCAAGAGCGATTGGTATTGGAGAAATCAGATTATTCTTTACGGTTATTATTCCAGCAATTTTACCAGTAATGATTGTTAATATGGTTTTGGGAATAAGTGGTGTTATAATTAGTGAAGCAGCATTAGGATTTTTAGGATTAGGCGGAAGTCCGTACTCTTGGGGAGCGATGCTCTCGGCGGCCAAAACAGTTCTGCTCGAAGCTCCGCATATTGCGATGATTTTGAGTTTAACAATGGCCGGATTAATTATTGGATTAAATTTATTAGGAGATGGGTTGAGAGATTATCTCGATCCAAATAAAGGTTAA
- the nagZ gene encoding beta-N-acetylhexosaminidase has protein sequence MNQLGQLVFTGLSGLTLTDEEKKFIEKEDIGGVIFFSKNYESPAQLAELVNSIQNLRKEYPLFICTDHEGGRVVRFKTQFTQFPPMLEIAKLDSPKLVFDVATIMAEELLACGVNLNLAPVCDIWNNDQNKVIWDRAFGKDHETVSKFISSMIRGFETNHLMSCAKHFPGHGNTLKDSHYDLPIVKKSLEDIRNEELQPFIKAVKARVDMIMMAHIIVEDIDPELPCSLSPKAHAILRNELKYKGLILSDDMQMGAITAHRGTGEAAMMAIRAGSDLVEYRDMAEAQLGLEGLKKAQKDKTIKAAEFQDRLTRIEEAKKAYFTEYKPIYIPDLEKKFNRKQNQQFVEDLKKKIAEFNSRA, from the coding sequence ATGAATCAATTAGGACAATTAGTTTTTACAGGACTTTCAGGTTTAACTCTTACGGATGAAGAAAAAAAGTTCATCGAAAAAGAAGATATCGGTGGAGTTATTTTCTTTTCAAAAAACTACGAATCACCAGCTCAGTTAGCTGAGTTAGTTAATAGCATTCAAAATCTTAGAAAAGAGTATCCACTTTTTATCTGTACTGACCACGAAGGTGGAAGAGTTGTAAGATTTAAAACTCAGTTTACTCAATTTCCTCCAATGTTAGAGATCGCAAAACTTGATTCACCAAAGCTGGTGTTTGATGTGGCAACGATCATGGCAGAAGAGCTTTTAGCTTGTGGAGTAAACCTAAATTTAGCTCCTGTTTGTGACATCTGGAATAATGATCAAAATAAAGTTATCTGGGATAGAGCATTCGGAAAAGATCACGAAACAGTTTCAAAATTCATCTCCAGTATGATCAGAGGATTTGAAACAAACCATTTAATGTCTTGTGCAAAACACTTTCCAGGACATGGAAATACACTAAAAGATTCTCACTACGATCTTCCAATCGTAAAAAAATCTCTTGAAGATATCAGAAATGAAGAACTTCAACCTTTCATTAAAGCAGTGAAGGCAAGAGTTGATATGATCATGATGGCCCACATAATTGTGGAAGACATCGATCCTGAATTGCCATGTTCACTTTCCCCCAAAGCTCACGCAATTCTAAGAAATGAATTAAAATACAAAGGACTTATTCTTTCAGACGATATGCAAATGGGAGCGATCACTGCTCACCGTGGAACAGGTGAAGCTGCCATGATGGCCATTCGTGCAGGGAGTGATTTAGTCGAGTATAGAGATATGGCCGAAGCTCAATTAGGTCTTGAAGGACTTAAAAAAGCTCAAAAAGATAAAACAATCAAAGCAGCTGAGTTCCAAGACAGGTTAACTCGTATTGAAGAAGCGAAAAAAGCTTACTTCACAGAATACAAACCAATCTATATCCCGGATTTGGAAAAAAAGTTTAACCGCAAACAGAATCAGCAATTCGTAGAAGATTTAAAAAAGAAAATCGCCGAGTTTAATAGCAGAGCTTAG
- a CDS encoding type II secretion system F family protein, whose product MKKVLLCIGLILSIFTSVNVFAQSYEGMTENKMIELYKQSCETEQFANCYQLGLIYQKYPETVFEKSEEGAPKKTGAVLAKEYFRKACSGNEKEACKELDGKKVYEGASLLYYFGLILVGLAVFLISKTIFQDEDQFQAQEKLEDSKTQVDEIAKHGIILRYSRPFFKRYFSPIVSGMKSKKTFKEKYRRKLAAAGLTNILTPEDFFAFKLFLIVGFPILFMVIRTFLEETWPLQFIPLIALVGFFYPDFWIKGKIEKRQKEVIRAMPFCVDMLALSVEAGLDFIAAMAKVIEKAKANALTEEFEILIREIKIGASRAEALRNLAWRIDLIQISSFSATLIAADSVGASIGPILKALATEIRQKKSSEVEKAGATAATKILFPMLFLIVPSVLMIVFAPIVLEVINGK is encoded by the coding sequence ATGAAGAAAGTCTTGTTATGCATAGGCTTGATCCTTTCGATATTTACTAGCGTCAATGTATTTGCTCAGTCGTACGAAGGTATGACTGAAAACAAAATGATTGAACTATACAAGCAGTCCTGCGAAACAGAGCAGTTCGCGAACTGCTATCAACTCGGTCTTATCTATCAAAAATATCCAGAAACAGTTTTTGAAAAAAGTGAAGAAGGCGCTCCTAAAAAAACAGGTGCTGTTCTCGCAAAAGAATATTTTAGAAAAGCTTGTTCTGGAAATGAGAAAGAAGCCTGTAAAGAATTAGATGGAAAAAAAGTTTATGAAGGAGCTTCGCTACTTTATTACTTCGGATTAATTCTCGTGGGTCTTGCCGTATTCTTGATTTCAAAAACAATTTTTCAGGATGAAGATCAGTTTCAGGCGCAGGAAAAACTTGAAGACAGCAAGACTCAAGTCGATGAGATCGCCAAACACGGAATTATCCTTAGATACTCAAGACCATTTTTTAAACGTTACTTTAGTCCAATTGTCTCGGGGATGAAGAGTAAAAAAACGTTCAAAGAAAAATACCGCAGGAAACTTGCGGCCGCAGGTCTTACAAATATTTTAACACCTGAAGATTTTTTCGCTTTCAAGCTTTTCCTTATTGTAGGGTTTCCGATTCTCTTTATGGTGATCAGAACTTTCCTTGAAGAGACGTGGCCACTTCAATTTATTCCATTAATTGCTCTCGTAGGATTTTTCTACCCGGACTTTTGGATTAAAGGAAAAATTGAAAAAAGACAAAAAGAAGTTATTCGAGCAATGCCATTTTGCGTGGATATGCTTGCCCTTTCAGTTGAAGCGGGACTGGACTTTATTGCGGCAATGGCAAAAGTTATTGAGAAGGCGAAGGCCAATGCTTTAACGGAAGAATTTGAGATTCTTATTCGCGAAATTAAGATTGGAGCAAGTCGTGCGGAAGCATTGAGAAACCTTGCCTGGCGAATTGACCTTATTCAAATTTCATCTTTTTCGGCAACATTAATTGCAGCGGATTCAGTCGGGGCCTCTATTGGACCGATCTTAAAAGCGCTGGCGACAGAAATTCGTCAGAAGAAATCTTCTGAAGTTGAAAAGGCCGGAGCGACTGCGGCCACTAAAATTTTATTTCCAATGCTCTTTTTGATTGTTCCTTCAGTTTTAATGATCGTTTTCGCACCGATCGTTCTGGAGGTCATAAATGGAAAATAA
- a CDS encoding DUF192 domain-containing protein has product MENKIYKLTHQDGSVICQKMTAATNMFSRMLGLMFSSGLPESCDGFLITPCNSIHTFFMRYSLDILFIDKNFKIVKAIYGLAPWRMTWVYFKSRHVLEMKAGTMKKGLNAGDSLEAICIN; this is encoded by the coding sequence ATGGAAAATAAAATTTATAAGTTAACTCATCAGGATGGTTCTGTGATTTGTCAGAAGATGACGGCAGCAACCAATATGTTTTCCAGAATGCTGGGCCTGATGTTTTCATCTGGGTTACCGGAGAGTTGTGATGGATTTTTAATCACTCCATGTAATTCGATCCATACTTTTTTTATGCGTTACTCATTAGATATTTTGTTTATTGATAAAAATTTTAAAATAGTAAAAGCGATTTATGGTCTGGCCCCCTGGAGAATGACCTGGGTTTATTTTAAATCCAGACATGTTTTGGAAATGAAAGCAGGGACAATGAAAAAAGGGCTGAATGCCGGAGATAGTTTAGAGGCCATATGTATAAATTAG
- a CDS encoding FHA domain-containing protein yields the protein MYKLVVVGGKLRGQEFILKDGENVLGRDSACDVHFPVEGVSKRHMSITVADDVVYITDLGSANGTFLNGRIIKKATTKTGDKVGLPNSILQVVYVQEKIVVVKKKVASQVLREESIDEMLNGGTPPDNIVGKIFWLFKYKLMPVIHGVNQEYEWRILLAIFTAAFALITITLTIGPVLQDSKNVLMNEIRIRGTHYADEISRTNTKALEQKALERVDTSFLDGDSQDGVESYELFDLDGRVLRPISRLNEYTSDPVSIQIKEWFSKNKNIKDARILMLEGGKIGIGKQIFIYDPKTGTQESVGIIAIKFAPTTLTAEASKSTRLYLESLITSLLVGILFFGIVYYLTLRPIEELRFQIEEGLRGRRRSVESKLLFEELGPVRNAINTGLQRIRELQRDESDVDPNDIEGDDSYVNTLLEFMNGAQGPVIVLNSSKNLVKINTPAEDVCGIRQNMSAGMNILDITKERGFAATLIELCDNSANNSGSAQSGNYELQGKAYIIWVNSMMGKDGFAKGFYISFVLDN from the coding sequence ATGTATAAATTAGTAGTTGTCGGTGGAAAATTAAGAGGACAAGAGTTCATCCTAAAAGATGGAGAGAACGTTTTAGGTAGAGACTCTGCCTGCGATGTGCATTTTCCAGTTGAAGGAGTTTCAAAAAGACACATGAGCATCACTGTTGCTGATGATGTTGTTTATATTACCGATTTAGGAAGTGCTAACGGTACCTTCTTAAACGGAAGAATTATTAAAAAAGCGACGACTAAGACGGGAGATAAAGTAGGTCTTCCGAATTCGATTCTGCAAGTTGTGTATGTTCAGGAAAAAATCGTTGTTGTTAAAAAGAAAGTAGCTTCTCAAGTTCTTAGAGAAGAATCAATCGACGAGATGTTAAATGGAGGAACTCCTCCTGATAATATCGTTGGGAAGATTTTCTGGTTATTCAAATATAAATTGATGCCAGTTATTCATGGTGTGAACCAGGAATATGAATGGCGTATTCTTCTGGCCATTTTTACGGCCGCTTTCGCTCTTATCACAATTACTTTAACGATTGGCCCGGTTCTTCAGGATTCAAAAAACGTTTTAATGAACGAGATTAGAATCCGCGGGACTCACTATGCTGATGAGATCAGCCGTACCAATACCAAAGCTCTTGAGCAAAAAGCATTAGAGAGAGTTGATACATCTTTCCTTGATGGTGACAGTCAGGATGGGGTTGAGTCTTATGAGTTATTCGATTTAGATGGAAGGGTGTTAAGACCTATTTCAAGATTAAATGAATATACAAGTGATCCTGTGTCTATCCAGATTAAAGAATGGTTCTCTAAAAATAAGAACATCAAAGATGCAAGAATTCTCATGCTCGAAGGTGGGAAGATCGGTATTGGAAAGCAGATTTTTATCTACGATCCAAAAACGGGAACTCAGGAATCAGTTGGTATCATTGCCATTAAGTTTGCACCGACCACTCTGACAGCTGAGGCATCAAAGAGTACAAGACTTTATCTTGAATCTTTAATCACATCACTCTTGGTGGGAATTCTATTCTTTGGAATTGTTTATTACTTGACGTTGAGACCAATTGAAGAATTGCGTTTTCAAATTGAAGAAGGCTTAAGAGGAAGAAGAAGAAGTGTGGAAAGTAAGCTTCTCTTTGAAGAGCTTGGGCCGGTAAGAAATGCAATCAATACAGGGTTACAGAGAATTCGTGAACTTCAACGTGATGAAAGTGACGTTGATCCAAATGATATTGAAGGTGATGACTCTTACGTCAATACACTTCTGGAATTTATGAATGGGGCACAAGGGCCGGTTATTGTTTTAAACTCATCAAAAAATCTGGTGAAGATTAACACTCCTGCTGAAGATGTTTGCGGGATCAGACAGAACATGTCGGCCGGCATGAACATTTTAGATATTACTAAAGAGCGCGGTTTCGCTGCAACGTTAATTGAATTATGTGACAACTCTGCAAATAACTCGGGGTCAGCACAATCAGGGAATTATGAACTTCAAGGGAAGGCATACATTATCTGGGTTAATTCAATGATGGGTAAAGATGGATTTGCTAAAGGGTTTTATATTTCATTCGTACTAGATAATTAA
- a CDS encoding FHA domain-containing protein, which produces MAANVRVTTELKSPSEVGVHYRLLCMTGPNKGNVYYLTGKRVVIGRGETADIQIVDAKISREHGELSFSENAYTITDLGAQNGIIVNDTKIKQKKLNDGEKIVIGQTVFKYNVINVAQSMEMLIAEATPDSAMAKEIKRGVKVKVPLKNLKNEVEENYKIDKPVNANATSKSKFLIFGIILIAIVFIFLGGDDKPAATVKATGKVNPTDLEIFNESVIVKATADDPETKKKLDALIHSGRREFREGNYFRAMEEFRLALLISPNNGQASFYLSKAKQRLDDEIKKNFEKGAQEQDAKKYQSAIVSFCSVVQLIKEYPDDERYKTAMTNLSAIESALGMEKGEIKCFEEKSANSGN; this is translated from the coding sequence ATGGCAGCAAACGTAAGAGTAACGACAGAGCTAAAGAGTCCAAGTGAAGTTGGCGTGCACTATCGTTTACTTTGCATGACAGGACCCAATAAAGGAAATGTTTATTACCTGACAGGTAAGCGTGTTGTTATCGGCCGTGGTGAGACTGCCGACATTCAGATTGTAGATGCTAAGATTTCTCGTGAGCATGGTGAATTATCGTTTTCAGAAAATGCTTATACGATCACTGATCTTGGAGCGCAAAACGGAATCATCGTTAACGATACTAAGATTAAGCAAAAGAAGCTTAATGATGGTGAGAAGATTGTTATTGGGCAGACAGTGTTTAAGTACAATGTCATCAATGTGGCCCAGTCAATGGAAATGCTGATTGCTGAGGCCACGCCTGATTCGGCCATGGCCAAAGAAATTAAAAGAGGAGTGAAGGTAAAAGTTCCTCTGAAGAATCTTAAAAATGAAGTTGAAGAAAATTATAAAATAGATAAACCGGTTAACGCGAATGCGACCAGCAAATCGAAATTTTTAATTTTTGGTATTATTTTGATCGCCATCGTTTTTATCTTCCTAGGCGGAGATGACAAGCCGGCAGCGACAGTGAAAGCAACTGGAAAGGTCAATCCGACAGATCTGGAAATTTTTAATGAATCAGTTATTGTGAAGGCCACGGCCGATGACCCTGAAACAAAGAAAAAACTGGACGCTTTAATTCACAGTGGAAGAAGAGAGTTCAGGGAAGGAAATTATTTTAGAGCAATGGAAGAGTTCCGTCTGGCACTTCTGATAAGCCCGAATAACGGACAAGCAAGTTTTTATTTATCTAAGGCAAAACAAAGATTAGATGACGAGATCAAAAAGAACTTTGAAAAAGGGGCGCAGGAGCAGGATGCAAAAAAATACCAATCTGCCATCGTTTCTTTTTGTAGTGTAGTACAATTAATTAAAGAGTATCCGGATGACGAAAGATACAAGACTGCGATGACTAATCTCAGTGCAATTGAGTCAGCTTTAGGAATGGAAAAAGGTGAAATTAAGTGTTTCGAAGAGAAATCAGCCAATTCAGGAAATTGA
- a CDS encoding FHA domain-containing protein, translated as MKLSVSKRNQPIQEIDLGKDVLAHDYSETIFLIGRSKDCHIVLDDKKISREHARIIHRSGKWFIEKTNPENACQINGEEFTRHELEKNDVFTAEGFSVTVLSDVSEAPVESSISTDQVVVQQSAGNKTNTAIIPPDPKPATRSNATSTDLNISAANLEESVEDDQNATKEINLENVQGEQEYSNNDDLNFADSSEVDLSSGDLSEGESLIDQNTDADFVIDGGELPVEDENAYSLENIDSGNDDESTKVMQSFASVYLELFGDTAPYDRYIIEKDQVFIGRDPAKCQIVLNDSEVSTVHAVITKNNIMLTLEDLNSSNGTIFKGDRINKVMLGHNDEFVIGGVTFTIKIRSEFLKDESSTLMAVDENQTVEVEEIVEVQAEEGEHLDALGGTVSDGPQEKSLIKRIWKDEAKRKRLIIGAVVLVGLWVFLDEGETPQPKKAPTKKALVKKPIGNLSQKKLTDEQRQSFSALYEIGKDHYNHGRYREALNELQKIAAVDPNFNSNLQPLISFSKEGLKKIEEEEKKRQADIASAERKAKVKAYIEEARQYVKDRRVDMANKTFNEITQLEPENLEVTRMKMELEDWQKEKQRKELEEAQKKKEREDKVDKLKPGRTLYLQKEWFRAISKLEDFLRIKDMDDDLTTEATEMLKVSRDELNSAVAPLIGKAKSLLEGQDLKGAYEVYQQILRIEPSNAESLNQVGDIREQLANRARKIYREAIIAESLSLFQDAKEKFQEVQQISPVDSDYYKKASEKLRDYLD; from the coding sequence GTGAAATTAAGTGTTTCGAAGAGAAATCAGCCAATTCAGGAAATTGATTTAGGCAAAGACGTTCTCGCGCATGACTATTCAGAAACCATTTTTTTGATCGGAAGATCAAAGGACTGCCATATTGTCCTCGATGATAAAAAAATCTCGAGAGAACACGCACGTATTATTCATAGAAGTGGGAAATGGTTTATTGAAAAAACCAACCCTGAAAATGCCTGCCAGATTAACGGTGAAGAGTTTACTCGCCATGAACTAGAAAAAAATGATGTGTTCACGGCCGAAGGCTTCAGTGTCACTGTTTTATCAGATGTATCAGAAGCCCCGGTGGAAAGTTCAATTTCTACAGATCAGGTTGTGGTACAACAATCAGCTGGTAACAAAACAAATACTGCCATTATTCCACCAGATCCGAAACCGGCGACGCGCTCAAACGCAACGTCGACAGATTTAAATATTTCAGCGGCCAATCTTGAAGAAAGTGTTGAAGATGACCAGAACGCCACGAAAGAAATCAATCTGGAAAATGTTCAAGGCGAGCAGGAATACTCAAATAATGATGACCTGAATTTTGCGGATTCTTCAGAGGTCGACTTATCATCAGGTGATTTATCAGAAGGTGAATCTCTTATTGATCAAAATACCGATGCTGATTTTGTTATCGATGGAGGCGAGCTTCCAGTCGAAGACGAAAATGCTTACTCTTTAGAAAATATTGATAGCGGCAATGATGATGAAAGCACAAAAGTCATGCAGTCGTTCGCCTCTGTTTACCTGGAACTTTTTGGTGATACGGCCCCATACGACAGATACATTATTGAAAAGGATCAAGTCTTTATCGGACGTGACCCGGCGAAATGCCAGATTGTTTTAAATGACTCTGAAGTTTCTACTGTCCATGCTGTTATTACAAAAAATAATATCATGCTGACTTTAGAAGATTTAAATTCTTCAAACGGAACCATCTTTAAAGGTGACCGTATCAATAAAGTTATGTTGGGCCACAATGACGAATTCGTTATTGGTGGAGTGACATTTACGATAAAAATTCGTTCTGAATTCTTAAAGGATGAAAGTTCGACTTTAATGGCCGTTGATGAAAATCAAACGGTGGAAGTTGAAGAAATTGTCGAAGTTCAAGCAGAAGAAGGCGAACACTTAGATGCTCTTGGTGGGACGGTTTCTGACGGGCCTCAAGAAAAATCTCTTATTAAAAGAATTTGGAAAGATGAAGCAAAAAGAAAGAGACTGATTATTGGTGCAGTCGTGCTTGTTGGTCTTTGGGTTTTCCTTGATGAAGGTGAAACGCCACAACCTAAAAAAGCTCCTACTAAAAAAGCATTAGTCAAAAAGCCTATTGGTAATCTTTCTCAAAAGAAATTAACAGATGAGCAAAGGCAATCGTTTTCGGCCTTATATGAAATTGGAAAAGATCATTATAACCACGGACGTTATAGAGAAGCTCTTAATGAACTTCAAAAGATTGCTGCCGTTGATCCGAATTTCAATTCAAACCTTCAGCCTTTAATTTCTTTTTCAAAAGAAGGATTAAAGAAGATCGAAGAGGAAGAAAAGAAACGTCAGGCAGATATCGCTTCAGCAGAGAGAAAAGCAAAAGTTAAAGCTTATATTGAAGAAGCACGCCAATATGTTAAAGACCGCAGGGTCGATATGGCCAATAAGACTTTTAACGAGATCACTCAGCTTGAACCGGAAAATCTTGAAGTTACCAGAATGAAAATGGAGCTTGAAGACTGGCAAAAAGAAAAACAAAGAAAAGAGCTGGAAGAAGCTCAGAAGAAAAAAGAACGTGAAGATAAGGTTGATAAATTAAAACCAGGAAGAACACTTTACCTTCAAAAAGAATGGTTTAGAGCTATCAGTAAACTGGAAGATTTCCTTCGTATCAAAGATATGGATGATGATCTTACGACTGAGGCCACTGAGATGTTGAAAGTTTCACGAGATGAATTGAATTCAGCCGTGGCCCCATTAATTGGAAAAGCGAAATCCCTTTTAGAAGGCCAGGACTTAAAAGGTGCTTATGAAGTTTACCAACAAATTTTAAGAATTGAGCCTTCAAATGCTGAATCTCTTAATCAGGTTGGGGATATCAGAGAGCAGTTGGCCAATAGAGCGAGAAAGATTTATCGCGAGGCCATCATTGCTGAGTCGTTGAGTTTATTCCAGGATGCCAAAGAGAAATTCCAGGAAGTTCAGCAGATTTCACCGGTGGATAGTGATTACTATAAAAAAGCATCTGAAAAACTTCGCGATTATTTGGATTAA
- a CDS encoding PP2C family protein-serine/threonine phosphatase codes for MIELKSYGMQSHQGPHLNLNEDLVDADLVNNLFMLVDGFGGSNIGDRAAMMIRDTLKRSYTKIAVDPEATLPFFYSHKYLIEGNALINAFQTAHQNVNRDNEKKSLDNRGGGSVIAAAVAENILTLVSTGNCVAYLYRKGHMSIEVLPDSLASLSRDSYQSYLHSVPMSGIGLFEDLHYNVRELKVTEGDVLIMLTDGAYSRLNMEEIKYIVETNLESELDAIKELFRLSNDRGNLDNQSAVILQF; via the coding sequence ATGATTGAACTAAAAAGTTATGGAATGCAATCGCACCAAGGCCCACATTTAAATTTAAATGAGGATCTGGTTGATGCTGACCTGGTTAATAATTTATTTATGCTGGTTGATGGTTTTGGTGGATCGAATATCGGTGACCGTGCGGCCATGATGATCAGAGATACTTTAAAGCGTTCATATACTAAAATCGCTGTAGACCCGGAAGCAACCCTTCCATTTTTTTATAGCCATAAATATCTGATCGAAGGAAATGCTTTGATCAATGCTTTTCAAACAGCTCACCAGAACGTGAACAGAGACAATGAGAAAAAGAGTTTGGATAACCGCGGAGGAGGCTCTGTCATTGCAGCAGCTGTGGCCGAGAATATACTTACTTTAGTTTCAACCGGGAACTGCGTAGCTTATCTTTATCGTAAAGGTCATATGAGCATTGAAGTCCTTCCGGATTCACTGGCCAGTCTGAGCCGAGATTCATATCAGTCTTATCTACATTCAGTTCCGATGAGTGGTATTGGTCTCTTTGAGGACCTTCACTACAATGTGAGAGAGTTAAAAGTCACTGAAGGTGATGTTTTGATCATGCTTACTGACGGAGCTTACTCAAGACTAAACATGGAAGAGATAAAATATATTGTAGAAACCAATCTTGAAAGTGAACTCGATGCAATTAAAGAGTTGTTTCGACTTTCAAATGATCGAGGCAATCTCGATAATCAATCAGCAGTCATCTTACAATTTTAA
- a CDS encoding response regulator has translation MTSRVLVADDSLTIQKVIGITLANSGYELVECVNEEELFRKIESNHFDLILLDFNLSDSRSGYELSKQINNVMPGAAIIVMLGTFDSIDEGQFASCGISDKIVKPFESSKFIKKCRDLLEGVRPTPVSLSEKKSFDEPATDFSATNSSDDLDLWTVDAPAMKHTMDYEPTEPAYGHETKSLDPLSSEIEGWGFAQPNNLEDKFQKSFPPVIEESENVLDRLQSSSTFMLEENETVDHDETDPSFEVPVDLKRNLLTEIDEEISAEAFWAVDEIVPVKAEEYTDIVETNLDEVTADLTETVQAFKESEKAATKVVPATHHEDADTIIHMDQDELVEKLKISLRPMIEEMVREFCRQSAEKVAWEVIPDLAENLIRKEIKDISDSVQH, from the coding sequence ATGACATCAAGAGTTTTAGTCGCAGACGACAGTTTAACGATTCAAAAAGTTATCGGGATTACACTTGCTAATAGTGGATACGAGCTGGTTGAGTGCGTGAATGAAGAAGAGCTGTTTAGAAAAATTGAGTCTAATCACTTTGATCTTATCCTTTTAGATTTTAATCTTTCAGATTCTAGATCTGGTTATGAATTATCAAAACAAATTAACAACGTTATGCCAGGAGCAGCGATCATCGTTATGCTTGGTACGTTTGATTCTATTGATGAAGGACAATTCGCTTCATGTGGTATTTCAGATAAAATCGTAAAGCCATTTGAAAGCAGCAAGTTCATTAAAAAGTGCCGCGACCTTCTTGAAGGAGTTCGCCCGACACCGGTTTCCTTATCAGAAAAGAAATCTTTCGATGAACCAGCAACTGATTTTTCTGCAACAAACTCAAGTGATGACCTGGACCTTTGGACAGTTGATGCTCCGGCCATGAAACATACAATGGATTATGAGCCAACTGAACCGGCCTATGGCCACGAAACAAAAAGCCTTGATCCGCTTTCAAGTGAAATTGAAGGATGGGGTTTTGCTCAGCCAAATAACCTTGAAGATAAATTCCAAAAATCTTTCCCACCAGTAATTGAAGAATCGGAAAATGTTCTTGATAGACTTCAGTCTTCTTCAACATTCATGCTTGAAGAAAACGAAACAGTGGATCACGATGAAACAGATCCATCGTTTGAAGTTCCTGTAGATTTAAAAAGAAATTTATTAACTGAAATTGACGAAGAGATTTCAGCAGAGGCCTTCTGGGCCGTAGATGAAATTGTTCCGGTTAAAGCAGAAGAGTACACAGACATTGTTGAAACAAACCTTGATGAAGTAACAGCTGACTTAACAGAAACAGTGCAAGCATTCAAAGAAAGTGAAAAAGCTGCAACGAAAGTTGTTCCAGCAACTCACCACGAAGACGCCGATACCATTATTCACATGGATCAGGACGAGCTTGTGGAAAAACTAAAAATATCTCTGCGTCCAATGATCGAAGAAATGGTGAGAGAGTTCTGTCGCCAGTCTGCTGAGAAAGTGGCGTGGGAAGTTATCCCTGATCTTGCAGAGAACTTGATTAGAAAAGAAATCAAAGATATCTCTGATTCAGTTCAACACTAA